GCCGATAAACAGCTTAAAGGCTAAAACAACCAGTCACACAACCTTGCCCACCCCGAAAACAAAAAATCCGATGCCAGAACCTGACATCGGATTTTCGAGGAAGCCCCAGCAGGGTCTTCAGTCGGCCTTGGCCATATGCACCACACGCTGCGGGAAGGGAATACCGATACCGGCAGCGCTCAGGCGCTCCTTGGCCAGTTCGATGAACTCGAAGGTCACCGGCCAGAAGTCACCGGTGTTGACCCACACGCGCAGCGACAGGTTCACCGCGTTGTCGCCCAGTCCGGTGACGAACACCACCGGGGCCGGATCGCGGTGCACGCGCGGGTCGTTGGCGATCTCCAGCAGCACTTCGCGGGCACGCTTGATGTCGCTGGAGTAATCGATACCGACGACGATCTCGGCACGGCGTGTGGCCTCGCGCGAGTAGTTGGTGATGTGGCCATTGGACAGCGAGCCATTGGGCACGATCACCACCTTGTTGTCGGCGGTCTTCAGCGTGGTGTGGAAGATATGGATGCTGTCGACGCTGCCCGACACACCCTGGGCCTCGATCCAGTCACCAGCGCGGAACGGGCGGAACAGCATGATCAGAACGCCACCGGCGAAGTTCGCCAGGCTGCCCTGCAAGGCCAGACCGATGGCCAGACCGGCCGCACCGATCATGGCGATGAAGGAGGTGGTCTCCACGCCGATCATCGAAGCCACGCTGATCAGCAGCAGAATGCGCAGGATGATACTGACCAGGCTACCGATGAAACTGCTCAGGGCGCGGTCGACCTTGCGCGCCTCGAGCAGGCGGCCGACGTTGCTGGTCAGTTTGCCGATCAGCCACCAGCCGATCAGCAGGGTGAACAGTGCCAGGGTCAGCTTGCCGCTGTACTCCAGCACCACGGGCAGCCAGGCTTCGGACAGCTTGACCAGTTCATCGACGTTCATCTCCATGGGGTGCTCCTGTTTCCCGTACATGAAACGAAACCGCCATGGCAGGCCATGGCGGTCAAAGTGCTATCAACCTAGAGTGCGATAGCGAAGCGGCGCAAAGGTTCAATCGCGGAAGTTGTTGTACTGCAGCGGCATGCCGAATTCGTGACCACGCAACAAGGCGATGGCTTCCTGCAGATCGTCACGCTTCTTGCCGGTGACACGCACCTGCTCGCCCTGAATGGCGGCCTGCACCTTGAGCTTGGCATCCTTGATGTGAGCGACGATCTTCTTCGCCAGCTCCTTGTCGATGCCTTCGCGGAAAGTGACTTCCTGCTTCATCACCTTGCCCGAGGCATAG
The genomic region above belongs to Pseudomonas sp. GOM7 and contains:
- a CDS encoding mechanosensitive ion channel family protein: MEMNVDELVKLSEAWLPVVLEYSGKLTLALFTLLIGWWLIGKLTSNVGRLLEARKVDRALSSFIGSLVSIILRILLLISVASMIGVETTSFIAMIGAAGLAIGLALQGSLANFAGGVLIMLFRPFRAGDWIEAQGVSGSVDSIHIFHTTLKTADNKVVIVPNGSLSNGHITNYSREATRRAEIVVGIDYSSDIKRAREVLLEIANDPRVHRDPAPVVFVTGLGDNAVNLSLRVWVNTGDFWPVTFEFIELAKERLSAAGIGIPFPQRVVHMAKAD